A window of the Rhodoluna limnophila genome harbors these coding sequences:
- a CDS encoding carbohydrate kinase family protein, which translates to MILVIGEALIDLIENRYQPGAFNAIVGGANANVSIALARRGTPQQFLARLSKDGFGKLIRAKLEANHVGLDHAISADEQTTLVTVSIDSHGVPSYSFYVNGTADWGWTPQELPTDADLDNLHATAIQFGCLGMAMGPGNLVIEDWAREHFKQKSVTISHDINMRPALGFERNHERLRVERINDISHVIKASDEDIEWLYDLEPGTDIDKIVWKWIGDSGRHVFITRGGDGVSTYRLGADGSKIRFDVPSRKINVVDTVGAGDTFCANLLGQLSDVDALGTDPFDRLQNLSDEVLREFVYNAGIAASITCERAGAEPPTLADLNEVLASIN; encoded by the coding sequence ATGATCCTTGTTATCGGCGAAGCCCTCATTGACCTAATTGAAAACCGTTACCAGCCAGGCGCATTCAACGCCATTGTTGGTGGCGCAAACGCCAATGTGTCTATCGCCTTGGCCCGCCGTGGCACCCCGCAGCAGTTTCTTGCCCGCCTCTCTAAAGATGGTTTCGGCAAGCTAATCCGGGCAAAGCTAGAGGCCAACCACGTGGGTCTTGATCATGCCATCAGCGCTGACGAACAGACCACTCTGGTCACAGTATCGATCGACTCACATGGTGTGCCTTCTTACTCTTTTTACGTAAACGGCACCGCTGACTGGGGTTGGACCCCTCAGGAGTTGCCAACTGATGCCGACCTGGACAACCTGCACGCCACCGCAATTCAGTTTGGCTGCCTCGGAATGGCTATGGGGCCGGGCAACTTGGTCATCGAAGACTGGGCCCGCGAGCACTTCAAGCAGAAGTCAGTCACCATCAGCCACGACATCAACATGCGTCCGGCCCTCGGATTTGAGCGCAACCACGAGCGTCTTCGCGTTGAGCGCATCAACGACATTTCACACGTGATCAAGGCCTCAGATGAAGACATCGAATGGCTTTACGACCTAGAACCTGGCACAGACATCGACAAAATTGTCTGGAAGTGGATCGGCGATTCCGGCCGCCACGTATTCATCACCCGCGGCGGCGACGGAGTCTCAACCTATCGCCTTGGCGCCGATGGCAGCAAGATTCGCTTTGATGTGCCATCTCGCAAAATCAATGTGGTTGACACTGTAGGTGCCGGAGATACCTTCTGCGCAAACCTCCTAGGCCAGCTCTCAGACGTTGATGCTTTGGGTACCGACCCGTTTGACCGCCTGCAGAACCTAAGCGATGAAGTCTTGCGCGAGTTTGTTTACAACGCAGGCATTGCGGCCTCGATCACCTGCGAGCGCGCGGGAGCCGAGCCACCAACCCTGGCCGACCTCAACGAAGTTTTGGCGTCAATCAACTAA
- a CDS encoding TM0106 family RecB-like putative nuclease, translating into MYVISKLQTGEPVWAFNTRDLMRAATCDHCVRLAVARELKLAGVAELVEPYVQTEKNLAMRYGDKFEAEIESELREHLGEDDFQRPEGSDKFAETVALMQAGVPVIYQGELQHRSGLSEFRGRPDFLVRADYELEFVDGRLTAKQNPDLAGIGGYLAWDAKLARSAKPHYLLQVAIYVDALEALGLKAEGGLHGLILGSRTTEVFEESEIVPAMRRARAVLEAAFTKVAAGQLTEFELENLSLHCESESTCKICEYPGLCAQNRKDLDHLVQVAGINKSQIEKLRTAGISTMTQLAGATDAQRPSDFIGLTFDKLRQQANLQVGYNQTGEHRHIVVEDPEIAVLPPASANDIFFDMEGFPYFEEKGGLEYLFGAVTRDKKFHSWFAHDRNQEAVAFAGFVKFAYDRLQADPTAHIYHYAPYEVSALNRLATRHGLMEAEVDWLITEGKLIDLYKVVKGSIMVSQPSYSIKKLEPLYGFGRDGEVADAASSIEEYDNYRRAIVEAAPEADQLLQNIADYNEDDCISTLELYEWLAGMPEAGTRYQQHRMAVDRKKSERAAEANADEGSVNKAELALLELQRATKHMAAALETFNYGESEEADYRATVWQALVHSVLYYKREEVVFWRENHLRLEAPYETLAKDRKALVVLGCQQFETDAIFETRDPQATIKVEYTYQLEPGQVVHLKPGDKIFVRYDFGSNQQERDFGTLLEVDEDRIRFARSGKVQNMKFVPNAIWANDFIAAGVKNDSVRDHALALAAEWISPLNEAPLGFAAIDLLMRRPPQTTDGRGVAPVVNGDYLPAVIDTVSRLKKSVLAIQGPPGSGKTYLGSRTIAHLVATGKRVAVVANSHSAVENLLMGCIDAGVPSEQIAKPAKSGDRTPKPWFKPANATKNAEWRAKQTSGYVVGGTAWTFSNPQLLASRFDYIFIDEAAQFAMVDAIAVAQGSDNMILLGDPRQLTQVVQAIHPGGVENSALGHYMGDHAILPSEQGYFVEVTRRMHPAVNQPVSWLSYQGRLHSFEAAANQRIDGLEPGLTLLPVEHIGNISHSAEEVAVVLQQCQQLLERVEQSEILVVAPYNAQVDAIRHALDQAGLNQVEVGTVDKFQGREAMAVIVSLAASSAEDAPRGLEFLLDRNRLNVALSRAKTNSYLVYSPALLRTKFNSVEDVKCVSRLAGLLEFANA; encoded by the coding sequence ATGTATGTAATTTCAAAGCTTCAAACCGGTGAACCAGTTTGGGCTTTTAACACTCGCGACCTCATGCGAGCCGCCACCTGTGATCACTGCGTGCGGCTGGCCGTTGCCCGTGAGCTGAAGCTTGCCGGTGTTGCCGAGCTGGTTGAGCCATACGTGCAGACTGAGAAGAACTTGGCCATGCGCTACGGCGATAAATTTGAGGCCGAGATCGAGAGTGAGCTTCGCGAGCACCTTGGCGAAGATGACTTTCAAAGGCCAGAGGGCAGCGACAAATTTGCCGAAACCGTGGCCCTCATGCAGGCGGGTGTTCCGGTCATCTATCAGGGTGAACTTCAGCACCGATCAGGGCTTTCAGAATTTCGGGGCCGGCCAGACTTTCTGGTCCGGGCTGACTATGAGCTCGAATTTGTGGACGGTCGCCTCACTGCCAAACAGAATCCGGACCTAGCCGGCATCGGTGGGTATTTGGCGTGGGATGCAAAACTGGCCCGCTCTGCAAAACCGCACTATCTGCTGCAGGTGGCAATTTATGTTGACGCCCTAGAGGCGCTTGGCCTGAAGGCCGAGGGTGGCCTACACGGATTGATTTTGGGCAGCCGCACCACCGAGGTTTTTGAGGAGTCAGAAATTGTCCCGGCAATGCGGCGAGCTCGGGCTGTTCTCGAGGCCGCCTTTACCAAGGTTGCGGCTGGTCAGCTGACGGAATTTGAACTTGAGAACCTCAGTCTGCACTGTGAGTCAGAGAGTACCTGCAAGATCTGCGAGTATCCGGGCCTATGTGCCCAAAACCGCAAAGACCTAGACCACTTGGTTCAAGTTGCCGGAATCAACAAGAGCCAAATTGAAAAGCTGCGCACTGCTGGCATCAGCACAATGACGCAGCTGGCAGGTGCCACCGATGCCCAGCGCCCAAGTGATTTTATTGGATTGACCTTTGACAAGCTTCGCCAGCAGGCCAACCTTCAGGTTGGCTACAACCAAACCGGTGAGCACCGACACATTGTGGTTGAGGACCCTGAAATTGCCGTGTTGCCCCCTGCCTCGGCAAACGATATTTTCTTTGACATGGAGGGTTTTCCATACTTTGAAGAAAAGGGTGGGCTCGAGTATCTATTTGGTGCAGTCACCCGTGACAAAAAGTTTCACTCGTGGTTTGCCCATGATCGCAACCAAGAGGCAGTTGCTTTTGCGGGCTTTGTAAAGTTTGCCTACGACCGCCTGCAAGCAGACCCAACCGCTCACATTTATCACTATGCCCCCTATGAGGTTTCTGCCCTTAACCGTTTGGCAACCCGGCACGGATTGATGGAGGCCGAGGTTGATTGGCTAATTACCGAAGGCAAACTCATCGACCTTTATAAAGTGGTCAAGGGTTCAATCATGGTCAGCCAACCAAGCTACTCGATCAAGAAACTTGAACCGCTTTACGGTTTTGGCCGCGACGGAGAGGTTGCCGATGCCGCCTCGAGCATCGAGGAATATGACAACTATCGACGCGCGATTGTTGAGGCCGCACCTGAGGCCGACCAGCTCCTGCAGAACATCGCAGACTACAACGAGGATGACTGCATCTCTACGCTGGAGCTATATGAGTGGCTGGCCGGAATGCCTGAAGCAGGTACTCGATACCAGCAGCACCGAATGGCCGTCGATAGAAAAAAATCTGAGCGCGCAGCTGAGGCCAACGCAGATGAAGGCTCTGTAAATAAAGCCGAGCTTGCGCTTCTTGAGTTGCAGCGCGCTACCAAGCACATGGCCGCGGCTCTCGAAACCTTCAACTACGGTGAGTCTGAAGAAGCCGATTATCGGGCAACGGTTTGGCAAGCGCTGGTTCACTCAGTGCTTTACTACAAGCGTGAAGAAGTGGTCTTTTGGAGAGAAAATCACCTGCGCCTAGAGGCTCCCTACGAGACGCTTGCTAAAGATCGCAAAGCGCTTGTGGTCTTGGGGTGCCAGCAATTTGAGACTGACGCCATCTTTGAAACCCGTGACCCACAGGCCACTATCAAGGTTGAGTACACCTATCAGCTCGAACCCGGTCAAGTAGTTCACCTAAAGCCCGGCGATAAAATCTTTGTTCGCTACGACTTTGGCTCAAACCAACAAGAGCGCGATTTCGGAACTTTGCTGGAGGTCGACGAGGACCGAATTAGATTTGCGCGGTCAGGCAAAGTTCAAAACATGAAGTTCGTACCAAATGCCATATGGGCCAATGACTTCATCGCGGCCGGTGTAAAAAATGACTCAGTTCGCGACCACGCTCTTGCCCTAGCAGCCGAGTGGATTTCGCCACTGAATGAGGCTCCACTCGGATTTGCCGCAATAGATTTGCTAATGCGCCGGCCACCGCAAACCACCGATGGCCGCGGAGTAGCGCCGGTTGTCAATGGCGATTACCTTCCGGCTGTAATAGACACCGTCAGCCGCCTCAAGAAATCGGTGCTGGCAATTCAGGGACCTCCGGGCTCAGGCAAAACCTACTTGGGCTCACGCACAATTGCCCACCTAGTTGCCACCGGAAAACGCGTGGCAGTGGTGGCTAACTCTCACTCGGCTGTTGAGAACCTTTTGATGGGCTGCATCGATGCCGGTGTTCCGTCAGAGCAAATTGCCAAGCCGGCAAAATCTGGCGACCGCACACCAAAGCCATGGTTCAAGCCAGCCAACGCCACTAAGAATGCCGAGTGGCGTGCCAAACAAACCAGCGGTTACGTGGTTGGCGGCACAGCCTGGACCTTTTCAAACCCGCAACTTTTGGCCTCGCGTTTTGACTACATCTTTATCGATGAGGCAGCCCAATTTGCAATGGTGGATGCAATTGCGGTGGCCCAGGGCTCTGACAACATGATTCTGTTGGGCGACCCTCGGCAACTGACCCAGGTGGTGCAGGCAATTCATCCGGGTGGAGTTGAAAACTCAGCCCTTGGGCACTACATGGGTGACCACGCAATTTTGCCTTCAGAGCAGGGCTATTTTGTCGAGGTCACTCGCCGCATGCATCCGGCCGTTAATCAGCCGGTTTCTTGGCTTTCGTATCAGGGTCGGCTGCACTCATTTGAGGCGGCGGCCAACCAACGGATTGATGGCCTTGAGCCAGGGCTAACCTTGCTGCCGGTTGAGCACATTGGCAACATCAGTCACTCGGCCGAGGAGGTTGCTGTGGTTTTGCAACAGTGCCAGCAGCTGCTTGAGCGGGTTGAACAGTCTGAGATTTTGGTGGTCGCTCCATACAACGCACAGGTTGATGCAATTAGGCACGCGCTAGATCAGGCTGGTCTAAATCAGGTTGAGGTCGGCACGGTTGATAAGTTTCAGGGGCGCGAGGCCATGGCTGTAATTGTCAGTTTGGCTGCATCGAGCGCCGAGGATGCCCCGCGCGGACTCGAGTTTTTGCTGGATCGAAACCGGTTGAACGTGGCACTTTCGCGCGCCAAAACCAACAGCTATCTGGTGTATTCGCCGGCGCTATTGCGCACCAAATTCAACAGCGTTGAAGACGTAAAGTGCGTTAGCCGCCTGGCCGGCTTGCTAGAGTTCGCTAACGCCTAG
- a CDS encoding VIT1/CCC1 transporter family protein, with translation MNDLSYSANHVRTTDPHDYDHSHPDISGGWLRAAVFGAMDGLVSNIALIAGIGAAGASAPIIVVTGVAGLVAGAFSMALGEYASVKTSNEQVHSELAVEIEAHKRNPEGEVHELARHFSDMGMTEATAAVAAREVHENADVAARVHITQELGIDPHSNPSPWVAAFSSFAMFGIGAAVPLIPYILGFDSLIAGLAIGAVGLLIAGGIAAKFTRKSWITSALRQLMFGGIAVGATYLVGLLLGVSEL, from the coding sequence ATGAACGACCTGAGCTACAGCGCTAATCACGTGCGGACCACCGACCCGCACGACTATGACCACAGCCACCCAGACATCTCTGGCGGATGGCTGCGCGCTGCAGTATTTGGCGCCATGGACGGTTTGGTTTCAAACATCGCATTGATTGCCGGTATCGGTGCTGCCGGTGCCTCGGCACCGATTATCGTGGTCACCGGTGTTGCCGGTTTGGTGGCGGGTGCGTTCTCGATGGCGCTGGGCGAGTATGCATCAGTAAAGACTTCAAATGAGCAGGTCCACTCAGAGCTTGCCGTGGAGATTGAAGCGCATAAGCGGAACCCCGAGGGCGAAGTTCACGAGCTGGCACGCCACTTTAGTGACATGGGCATGACCGAGGCCACTGCAGCGGTTGCAGCGCGTGAGGTTCACGAAAACGCTGATGTTGCTGCTCGCGTGCACATCACCCAAGAGCTTGGAATTGACCCACACTCAAACCCGTCTCCGTGGGTGGCTGCATTCTCATCATTTGCCATGTTCGGTATCGGTGCAGCTGTGCCACTGATTCCTTACATTCTTGGCTTTGATTCACTAATTGCCGGACTAGCAATCGGTGCTGTTGGCCTACTTATTGCCGGTGGTATCGCAGCAAAGTTCACCCGTAAATCATGGATCACCAGCGCATTGCGCCAACTGATGTTTGGCGGCATTGCGGTTGGCGCTACCTACCTAGTTGGACTCTTGCTAGGCGTTAGCGAACTCTAG
- a CDS encoding MFS transporter, with translation MTFTSEEFPGWKKRVAIFMTGQTVSMFGSFLVQYAIMWHLTLTTKSGLVLALAAIFGFLPQAIVSIFAGVWADRVNRRKMIMISDSTIALSTLGLALLMLSGIDDLWLIYLVMAVRSVGAGVQMPAVSALLPQIVPSDKLMRINGINSSLQSALGLLAPVAAAAVYSTMSIVPIFFIDVVTAIIGVGLLATISVPTLERAASDEKPSYFADLKDGLNYIFTHDLVRWVMGVFAVVFLLTVAPSNLSPLFIVRNFGSEVWKLTVGEIAFSVGMALGGALLAVFANKVNRIGMIIGTSVFFGLLSVAMGFTTNLIVFYILFFIIGLAVPSFFTSAMTLLQETVEPERQGRVFGFVGIVISVAMPIGMAVLGPLADVYPVESLMIVSGLAMVVFALAAVLLPAGRKAVAAAQKSSAQAANTEATPASE, from the coding sequence ATGACATTTACAAGTGAAGAATTTCCGGGCTGGAAGAAGCGCGTAGCCATCTTTATGACCGGCCAAACGGTATCGATGTTTGGTTCTTTCTTGGTGCAGTACGCCATCATGTGGCACCTGACCTTGACCACAAAATCTGGTTTGGTTTTGGCCCTTGCCGCTATTTTTGGGTTCTTGCCGCAGGCCATTGTGTCAATCTTTGCTGGGGTGTGGGCCGACCGAGTAAACCGCCGCAAGATGATCATGATCTCTGACTCGACCATCGCGCTTTCAACACTTGGGCTGGCTTTGCTCATGCTCTCGGGTATTGATGACCTGTGGCTGATTTACTTAGTGATGGCCGTTAGGTCGGTGGGTGCCGGTGTTCAGATGCCGGCAGTCTCGGCCCTGCTGCCGCAGATTGTGCCTTCGGATAAATTGATGCGCATCAACGGAATCAATAGCAGTCTTCAGTCGGCCTTGGGTCTGTTGGCTCCGGTCGCTGCAGCCGCGGTTTACTCAACAATGTCAATCGTGCCAATTTTCTTCATCGATGTTGTGACTGCGATTATTGGCGTGGGCTTGTTGGCTACGATTTCGGTGCCAACTCTTGAGCGCGCTGCCAGCGATGAAAAACCCTCGTATTTTGCCGACCTAAAAGATGGCCTGAATTACATCTTTACCCACGATCTAGTGCGCTGGGTGATGGGTGTTTTTGCGGTCGTATTCTTGCTGACCGTGGCGCCGTCGAATCTTTCACCGCTGTTTATTGTTCGCAATTTCGGCTCTGAAGTCTGGAAGCTGACTGTCGGGGAGATCGCTTTCAGCGTGGGAATGGCTTTGGGCGGTGCCTTGCTTGCGGTGTTTGCCAACAAAGTCAATCGCATTGGCATGATTATCGGTACATCGGTGTTCTTTGGTCTGCTATCGGTGGCCATGGGGTTCACCACCAACCTGATTGTCTTCTACATTTTGTTCTTCATCATCGGCTTGGCTGTGCCATCTTTCTTTACCTCGGCTATGACCTTGCTTCAAGAGACCGTAGAGCCTGAGCGCCAGGGGCGAGTTTTTGGGTTTGTCGGCATTGTGATTTCGGTGGCCATGCCAATCGGAATGGCTGTGCTTGGACCTTTGGCCGATGTGTATCCGGTTGAATCTCTGATGATTGTTTCGGGCCTGGCTATGGTGGTTTTTGCCCTCGCTGCGGTGCTGTTGCCAGCTGGTCGTAAGGCGGTTGCGGCGGCCCAAAAGTCCAGCGCTCAGGCGGCCAATACCGAGGCTACGCCTGCTTCAGAATAA
- a CDS encoding aminotransferase class I/II-fold pyridoxal phosphate-dependent enzyme, translated as MPQHAFGAATLLDTKDPMGLRSSAPLLDAWIRDMETDRSPFQIPGHKGRTDLTGAIVDGDIPVLPGNHPHRISPSLILKAEAMAAELWGASLCRFGVNGSSGSNHAAVMAVASPGDKVIVSRTLHKSVLVGLVYAGVIPVWIRPEINPATGLPEYLPSSRLAETLAKHPDAKAVLIGEPSYVGTMSNIPRLSKVCHEHGIPLVVDAAWAAHYGFHPELPNHPLAEGADIVVTSAHKTLPSYSQASFVLVRDEYVDLARFNKMFDSTQTTSMSGRILASIDAARALLERHGEELIGPVIEATERGRATLTAAGIDVIDGEYIDPLKLVIMLSGCGSDGTKVEADLLAANIDVEMANRDIIIPMITFADTPDRINDLVTRIIESVNRHRGEVRPIEILPAFSIEPEVVVTPREAFFSSYEVVDAKEAVGRVSAEMICPYPPGVPVLSPGERITEAALGALFQARDMGVRIAFVADPTLQTLKVLPE; from the coding sequence TTGCCTCAGCACGCGTTTGGCGCAGCCACACTCCTCGATACGAAAGACCCAATGGGTTTGCGCTCTAGCGCACCCCTACTAGATGCCTGGATTCGAGATATGGAGACCGACCGGTCCCCGTTCCAAATTCCTGGCCACAAGGGCCGCACCGATCTAACCGGCGCGATCGTCGATGGCGACATTCCCGTACTACCTGGCAATCACCCGCACCGCATTTCACCCTCGCTGATTCTCAAGGCCGAGGCCATGGCTGCCGAGCTTTGGGGTGCCTCTCTCTGCCGATTTGGCGTTAACGGCTCATCGGGCTCAAACCACGCCGCAGTAATGGCCGTGGCTAGCCCTGGCGACAAAGTCATTGTTTCTCGCACCCTGCACAAGTCCGTCTTGGTCGGTTTGGTTTACGCTGGCGTGATTCCGGTTTGGATTCGCCCAGAGATCAACCCGGCCACCGGCTTGCCTGAGTACTTGCCATCGAGCCGCTTGGCCGAGACACTGGCAAAGCACCCTGATGCCAAAGCCGTTTTGATTGGTGAGCCTTCATACGTGGGCACCATGTCAAACATTCCACGCCTGTCAAAGGTGTGTCACGAGCACGGCATTCCGCTTGTGGTTGACGCTGCATGGGCTGCCCACTACGGGTTTCACCCAGAGCTGCCAAACCACCCGTTGGCCGAAGGCGCCGACATCGTGGTGACCTCAGCCCACAAGACTCTGCCGTCTTACTCGCAGGCGTCTTTTGTGCTGGTTCGCGATGAGTATGTTGACTTGGCTCGATTCAACAAGATGTTTGATTCAACCCAAACCACATCGATGTCTGGCCGCATCTTGGCCTCAATCGATGCTGCCCGAGCCTTGCTCGAGCGCCATGGCGAAGAGTTGATTGGTCCGGTTATCGAGGCCACCGAGCGCGGCCGTGCCACTCTAACCGCAGCCGGTATCGACGTAATTGACGGTGAATACATCGACCCACTCAAGCTGGTCATCATGCTTTCCGGCTGTGGTTCAGACGGCACTAAGGTTGAGGCTGACCTCCTGGCCGCAAACATCGATGTTGAAATGGCTAACCGCGACATCATCATTCCGATGATCACGTTTGCCGACACCCCAGACCGCATCAACGACTTGGTCACGCGGATTATCGAATCGGTTAACCGTCACCGCGGTGAGGTGCGCCCAATCGAAATTCTGCCGGCTTTCTCTATTGAGCCAGAAGTTGTGGTTACCCCTCGTGAAGCATTCTTCTCGAGCTACGAAGTGGTTGATGCCAAGGAAGCTGTGGGTAGAGTCTCGGCTGAGATGATTTGCCCTTACCCACCGGGTGTGCCGGTCTTGTCTCCGGGTGAGCGCATCACCGAGGCTGCACTTGGCGCCTTGTTTCAGGCAAGGGACATGGGTGTGCGAATTGCTTTTGTTGCTGACCCGACTCTACAGACCCTAAAAGTTCTGCCAGAGTAA
- the rplA gene encoding 50S ribosomal protein L1, whose amino-acid sequence MAKRSKAYVAAAALIEEGKFYTPAEAVTLIKETGSKKFDSTVEVALKLGVDPRKADQMIRGTVSLPHGTGKTARVIVFATGAAADAAVAAGADEVGGDELIEKVAAGWTDFDSAVSTPELMGKVGRLGKVLGPRNLMPNPKTGTVTPDVAKAVKDIKGGRIDFRVDKQANLHFVIGKASFTKEQLGENLAAALDEVLRLKPSSSKGRYLIKAAVSTTFGPGILLDTNVTKVEF is encoded by the coding sequence ATGGCAAAGCGCTCAAAGGCTTATGTAGCCGCAGCAGCTCTTATCGAAGAGGGCAAGTTTTACACCCCAGCCGAGGCAGTAACTCTTATCAAAGAGACTGGCTCAAAGAAGTTTGATTCAACCGTTGAGGTTGCATTGAAGCTTGGCGTTGACCCTCGCAAGGCCGACCAGATGATCCGTGGAACTGTTTCACTTCCACACGGAACTGGTAAGACCGCCCGCGTTATCGTGTTTGCAACTGGTGCCGCAGCTGACGCTGCAGTTGCAGCTGGCGCTGACGAGGTTGGTGGCGACGAGCTAATCGAGAAGGTAGCCGCAGGCTGGACCGACTTCGACTCTGCAGTATCAACCCCAGAACTAATGGGTAAGGTTGGTCGCCTAGGTAAGGTGCTTGGTCCTCGTAACCTAATGCCAAACCCTAAGACCGGTACCGTAACCCCAGACGTTGCAAAGGCTGTTAAGGACATCAAGGGTGGTCGTATCGACTTCCGCGTTGACAAGCAGGCAAACCTTCACTTCGTAATTGGTAAGGCATCTTTCACCAAGGAGCAGCTAGGCGAGAACCTAGCAGCAGCACTTGACGAAGTTCTTCGTTTGAAGCCTTCATCATCAAAGGGCCGCTACCTAATCAAGGCTGCGGTTTCAACCACTTTCGGTCCTGGCATCTTGCTAGACACCAACGTGACCAAGGTTGAGTTCTAA
- the rplK gene encoding 50S ribosomal protein L11, which translates to MAPKKKITGMIKLQINAGAANPAPPIGPALGQHGVNIMEFCTQYNNATADQKGNVIPVEITVYEDRSFTFVLKTPPAAELIKKAAGVAKGSATPHTVKVATLSKDALYKIAEQKMADLNANDVDAAAKIIAGTARSMGITTEA; encoded by the coding sequence ATGGCACCGAAGAAAAAGATCACCGGCATGATCAAGCTTCAGATCAACGCGGGCGCTGCTAACCCAGCTCCTCCGATTGGTCCAGCACTTGGCCAGCACGGTGTGAACATCATGGAATTCTGCACCCAGTACAACAACGCAACTGCAGACCAGAAGGGCAACGTAATCCCGGTTGAAATTACCGTTTACGAAGACCGTTCATTCACCTTCGTTCTAAAGACCCCACCAGCAGCTGAGCTAATCAAGAAGGCAGCTGGCGTAGCAAAGGGTTCAGCAACTCCTCACACCGTGAAGGTTGCAACCCTGTCAAAGGACGCTCTTTACAAGATTGCTGAGCAGAAGATGGCTGACCTAAACGCCAACGATGTTGACGCAGCTGCAAAGATCATCGCTGGTACTGCCCGCTCAATGGGAATCACCACCGAAGCTTAA
- the nusG gene encoding transcription termination/antitermination protein NusG: protein MSDSERTELEAIAEVQDVAAEQIIAEADADLADLAQDAAAELEQDLELEEAIAEVQAETAEISDMEEEGSPVDPYAEFRAELRRQPGKWYVIHSYAGYEKRVKQNIENRKLALEGGDDIFQIEVPMEDSIEIKNGQRKLVTKVRIPGYVLIRMEMNEESWSLVRHTPAVTGFVGNSQNPTPLRPDEAFNMLKTLYVLPEEAEAKAAAKGGVAVKGKAKAVPINVNFKVGESIMIKDGSFAGLPGTISEIKPESGKLTVLVSLFERETPVELGFEQVGPLA, encoded by the coding sequence TTGAGTGATTCAGAACGCACCGAACTAGAGGCTATTGCCGAGGTTCAGGACGTTGCTGCTGAGCAGATCATTGCTGAAGCAGATGCCGACCTTGCCGACTTGGCTCAAGACGCTGCGGCAGAGCTAGAGCAAGACCTAGAACTCGAAGAGGCAATTGCCGAGGTTCAGGCTGAGACTGCTGAGATTTCAGACATGGAAGAAGAAGGCTCACCGGTTGACCCTTACGCCGAGTTCCGTGCCGAGCTTCGCCGCCAGCCAGGCAAGTGGTACGTAATCCACTCATACGCAGGTTACGAAAAGCGCGTTAAGCAGAACATCGAGAACCGCAAGCTTGCTCTTGAGGGCGGCGACGACATCTTCCAGATCGAAGTTCCAATGGAAGACTCGATCGAAATCAAGAACGGTCAGCGCAAGCTGGTCACCAAGGTTCGCATCCCTGGCTACGTACTTATCCGCATGGAAATGAACGAAGAGTCATGGTCATTGGTTCGCCACACTCCAGCTGTTACCGGCTTCGTTGGCAACTCACAGAACCCAACCCCACTTCGCCCAGATGAGGCCTTCAACATGTTGAAGACCCTTTACGTTCTTCCTGAAGAAGCAGAAGCCAAGGCAGCTGCCAAGGGTGGCGTTGCAGTCAAGGGCAAGGCAAAGGCTGTTCCAATCAACGTCAACTTCAAGGTTGGCGAGAGCATCATGATCAAGGATGGCTCGTTCGCAGGTCTACCTGGAACCATCTCAGAGATCAAGCCTGAAAGCGGCAAGCTAACCGTTCTAGTTTCACTCTTCGAGCGTGAGACCCCAGTTGAGCTTGGCTTCGAGCAGGTTGGCCCACTGGCCTAA
- the secE gene encoding preprotein translocase subunit SecE — translation MADELEQVSEDLVERAKADKASKRNVFGRTLLFFKQVVGELNKVTKPTFAELRNYTAVVLAFVVVVMAIISLFDWLFYQGVVFVFTPTA, via the coding sequence ATGGCAGATGAGCTAGAACAGGTCTCAGAAGACCTAGTTGAGCGCGCGAAGGCTGATAAGGCCTCAAAGCGCAACGTCTTCGGTCGCACCCTTCTGTTCTTCAAGCAGGTCGTTGGTGAGCTAAACAAGGTCACCAAGCCAACCTTTGCTGAACTTCGCAACTACACCGCAGTTGTATTGGCTTTCGTAGTCGTCGTAATGGCAATCATTTCGCTGTTCGACTGGCTTTTCTACCAGGGTGTTGTCTTCGTCTTCACCCCAACCGCTTAA